From the Senegalimassilia faecalis genome, one window contains:
- a CDS encoding amidohydrolase family protein — MAVIDAHAHIYPDKIAAAAVDAVGNFYEVNMFGDGTAAGLLSAKDRSPITHFLVHSVATSVHAVTAINNAIAQACQAHPEFIGFAAMHQDFEDPATELQRAVDLGLHGVKLHPDTQKVNMDDPRLMEVYAICEEMGLPVVIHTGDYRYDFSHPRRLVNILKAFPDLVVDAAHFGYWPCFDVGYDILHDIARHDRVFLDQSSTQKFLGPRRTVELARMWGTDRIMFGSDFPMWDPADECNKLMACDFTDDELENILWHNAERFSGVKVS, encoded by the coding sequence ATGGCCGTTATCGACGCACACGCACACATCTATCCCGACAAAATCGCCGCTGCCGCAGTGGATGCGGTCGGCAACTTCTACGAGGTGAACATGTTCGGCGACGGCACGGCCGCCGGGCTGCTTTCCGCGAAGGACCGCTCCCCCATCACGCATTTCTTGGTGCACTCCGTTGCCACCAGCGTGCACGCGGTCACGGCCATCAACAACGCCATCGCGCAGGCGTGCCAGGCCCACCCCGAGTTCATCGGCTTTGCTGCCATGCATCAGGATTTCGAAGACCCCGCCACCGAGCTGCAGCGCGCTGTTGACCTGGGACTTCATGGTGTGAAGCTGCATCCCGACACGCAAAAGGTCAACATGGACGACCCGCGGCTGATGGAGGTTTACGCCATCTGCGAGGAAATGGGGCTGCCCGTGGTCATCCACACCGGCGACTACCGCTACGACTTCTCGCACCCGCGCCGCCTGGTGAACATCCTGAAAGCGTTCCCCGACTTGGTGGTGGACGCCGCGCACTTCGGCTACTGGCCGTGCTTCGACGTGGGCTACGACATCCTGCACGACATCGCGCGCCACGACCGCGTGTTCCTTGACCAGTCAAGCACGCAAAAGTTCCTTGGCCCGCGCCGCACCGTCGAGTTGGCGCGCATGTGGGGCACCGACCGCATCATGTTCGGCAGCGACTTCCCCATGTGGGACCCGGCCGATGAATGCAACAAGCTTATGGCCTGCGATTTTACCGACGACGAGCTGGAAAACATCCTGTGGCACAACGCGGAGCGCTTCAGCGGCGTGAAGGTGAGCTAA